In a single window of the Massilia oculi genome:
- a CDS encoding redoxin domain-containing protein — MQASSRRTILRTTVSMAALLLGATAAPAFAAPVVGQPAPAFTAADSKGKQHSLADYKGKVVVLEWTNHDCPYVKKHYQANMPNLQKQAQDAGVVWLSVISSAPGEQGFVDGKKADELTASRNAAPSAVLLDPQGTVGKAYDARTTPHMYVIDAKGVLRYAGGIDSIASASLEDIEKASPLFKTAMEAVVKGQNVAQATTRPYGCNVKYKS; from the coding sequence ATGCAAGCTTCCTCTCGTCGCACAATCTTGCGCACTACGGTATCGATGGCGGCCCTGCTGTTGGGCGCGACTGCGGCGCCGGCCTTTGCCGCGCCAGTCGTCGGCCAGCCGGCGCCCGCCTTCACGGCGGCCGACAGCAAGGGTAAGCAGCACAGCCTGGCAGACTACAAGGGCAAGGTCGTGGTGCTGGAATGGACCAACCACGATTGCCCTTACGTGAAGAAGCACTACCAGGCGAATATGCCGAACCTGCAGAAACAGGCGCAGGATGCGGGCGTGGTCTGGCTGAGCGTGATCTCGTCGGCGCCGGGCGAACAGGGCTTCGTGGATGGCAAGAAGGCCGACGAGCTGACGGCCAGCCGCAACGCGGCGCCAAGCGCGGTGCTGCTCGACCCGCAAGGCACGGTCGGCAAGGCCTATGACGCGCGCACCACGCCGCATATGTACGTGATCGATGCCAAGGGCGTGCTGCGCTACGCGGGCGGCATCGACAGCATCGCCTCGGCCAGTCTGGAAGACATCGAGAAGGCCAGCCCGCTGTTCAAGACCGCGATGGAAGCGGTCGTGAAGGGCCAGAACGTGGCCCAGGCCACGACCCGTCCTTACGGCTGCAACGTCAAGTACAAGTCTTGA
- a CDS encoding NADP-dependent isocitrate dehydrogenase gives MSSDQTIIYTLTDEAPLLATHAFLPVVSTFTKPAGITVEASDISVAARILAAFPENLTPEQRVPDALAELGKKTLTPEANIIKLPNISASVTQLTTAIKELQDKGYNIPDYPADPKTDEEKTIKAKYGKCIGSAVNPVLREGNSDRRAPRAVKEYARKNPHSMQPWSQASRTHVSHMTHGDFYHGEKSMTLDAARDVKMELVTKSGQTIVLKPKVALQAGEIIDSMFMSRKALLDFYEAQIEDAHQTGMLFSLHVKATMMKVSHPIVFGHCVRMFYKEAFAKHGALFDSLGINVNNGMADLYNKIADLPSSQREEIIRDLHACQEHRPELAMVDSAKGITNFHSPNDVIVDASMPAMIRAGGKMYGADGRLKEVKAVIPESTFARIYQEIINFCKWHGAFDPKTMGTVPNVGLMAQQAEEYGSHDKTFEISEDGVANITDLATGEVLMSQNVEQGDIWRMCQVKDAPIRDWVKLAVTRARNSGMPAVFWLDPYRPHENELIKKVKLYLKDHDTSGLDIQIMSQVRAMRYTLERVKRGLDTISVTGNILRDYLTDLFPIMELGTSAKMLSIVPLMAGGGMYETGAGGSAPKHVQQLVEENHLRWDSLGEFLALAVSLEDLGIKTGNNKAKVLAKTLDAATGKLLDNRKSPSPKTGELDNRGSQFYLSMYWAQELAAQTEDAELAARFAPLAKQLGEGEAKIVAELLEVQGKPADIGGYYKLDEAKVGAVMRPSATFNAALESLA, from the coding sequence ATGAGCAGTGATCAGACCATCATCTACACCCTGACCGACGAGGCGCCGCTGCTGGCGACCCACGCCTTCCTGCCTGTGGTCAGCACCTTCACCAAGCCGGCCGGCATCACGGTCGAGGCCAGCGACATCTCGGTCGCGGCCCGTATCCTGGCCGCCTTCCCGGAGAACCTGACTCCGGAACAGCGCGTGCCCGACGCGCTGGCCGAACTGGGCAAGAAGACGCTCACGCCGGAAGCCAACATCATCAAGCTGCCGAACATCAGCGCCTCGGTCACCCAGCTGACCACCGCGATCAAGGAACTGCAGGACAAGGGCTACAACATTCCCGACTATCCGGCCGATCCGAAGACCGACGAAGAAAAAACCATCAAGGCCAAGTATGGCAAGTGCATCGGCTCGGCCGTGAACCCGGTCCTGCGTGAAGGTAACTCGGATCGCCGTGCACCGCGCGCCGTCAAGGAATACGCGCGCAAGAACCCGCACTCGATGCAGCCATGGTCGCAGGCGTCGCGCACCCACGTGTCGCACATGACCCACGGCGACTTCTACCACGGCGAAAAGTCGATGACCCTCGACGCGGCGCGCGACGTCAAGATGGAACTGGTCACCAAGAGCGGCCAGACCATCGTCCTGAAGCCTAAAGTTGCCCTGCAGGCCGGCGAGATCATCGATTCGATGTTCATGAGCCGCAAGGCCCTGCTGGACTTCTACGAAGCCCAGATCGAAGACGCGCACCAGACCGGCATGCTGTTCTCGCTGCACGTCAAGGCGACCATGATGAAGGTCTCGCACCCGATCGTGTTCGGCCACTGCGTGCGCATGTTCTACAAGGAAGCCTTCGCCAAGCACGGCGCCCTGTTCGACAGCCTCGGCATCAACGTCAACAACGGCATGGCCGACCTGTACAACAAGATCGCCGACCTGCCGTCGTCGCAGCGCGAAGAGATCATCCGCGACCTGCACGCCTGCCAGGAACACCGTCCCGAACTGGCCATGGTCGACTCGGCCAAGGGCATCACCAACTTCCACTCGCCGAACGACGTGATCGTCGACGCGTCGATGCCGGCGATGATCCGCGCCGGCGGCAAGATGTACGGCGCCGATGGCCGCCTGAAGGAAGTGAAAGCCGTCATCCCGGAGAGCACCTTCGCCCGCATCTACCAGGAGATCATCAACTTCTGCAAATGGCATGGCGCCTTCGATCCGAAGACCATGGGCACCGTGCCGAACGTCGGCCTGATGGCCCAACAGGCCGAAGAATACGGCTCGCACGACAAGACCTTCGAGATCAGCGAAGACGGCGTGGCCAACATCACCGACCTCGCCACCGGCGAAGTGCTGATGAGCCAGAACGTCGAGCAGGGCGATATCTGGCGCATGTGCCAGGTCAAGGACGCGCCGATCCGCGACTGGGTCAAGCTGGCCGTGACCCGCGCGCGCAACTCGGGCATGCCGGCCGTGTTCTGGCTCGACCCGTACCGTCCGCACGAGAATGAGCTGATCAAGAAGGTCAAGCTCTACCTGAAGGATCACGATACCAGCGGCCTGGACATCCAGATCATGTCGCAGGTGCGCGCGATGCGCTACACGCTGGAGCGCGTCAAGCGCGGCCTGGACACCATCTCGGTGACCGGCAACATCCTGCGCGACTACCTGACCGACCTGTTCCCGATCATGGAACTGGGCACGTCCGCCAAGATGCTGTCGATCGTGCCGCTGATGGCCGGTGGCGGCATGTACGAAACCGGCGCCGGCGGCTCGGCGCCGAAGCACGTGCAGCAGCTGGTCGAGGAAAACCACCTGCGCTGGGATTCGCTGGGCGAGTTCCTGGCCCTGGCCGTCTCGCTGGAAGACCTCGGCATCAAGACCGGCAACAACAAGGCCAAGGTGCTGGCCAAGACCCTGGATGCGGCCACCGGCAAGCTGCTGGACAACCGCAAGTCGCCATCGCCGAAGACCGGCGAGCTCGACAACCGCGGCAGCCAGTTCTACCTGTCGATGTACTGGGCCCAGGAACTGGCCGCGCAGACTGAGGATGCCGAACTGGCCGCCAGGTTCGCGCCGCTGGCCAAGCAGCTGGGCGAGGGCGAAGCCAAGATCGTCGCCGAACTGCTGGAAGTGCAGGGCAAGCCGGCCGACATCGGCGGCTACTACAAGCTGGACGAAGCCAAGGTGGGCGCCGTGATGCGTCCGAGCGCGACCTTCAACGCTGCGCTGGAATCGCTGGCCTGA
- a CDS encoding type II secretion system protein has translation MKARGQAGFTYFGLIIFVAIIGLVGAATLKIGSLLQRAAAEEELLDIGAAFSAALDSYAAATPRGASPYPPSLAELLKDPRSPAVRRHLRKVYVDPLTGKAEWGIVYLGGGETGVVAIHSLSTARPLKVANFDSRFKGLDNKATISEWRFSAGERSLAPAVTSTQSGGPGAQPAPPVEQPAPPVEQPAPPVEQPAPPSAPAVEEPAPPEPAGEESEAVDRE, from the coding sequence GTGAAAGCGCGCGGCCAGGCCGGCTTCACCTATTTCGGCCTGATCATTTTTGTGGCCATCATCGGCCTGGTGGGGGCGGCCACGCTCAAGATCGGCTCGCTCCTGCAGCGCGCCGCGGCCGAGGAAGAGCTGCTGGACATCGGCGCCGCCTTCAGCGCAGCGCTGGACAGCTATGCCGCCGCCACGCCGCGCGGCGCCTCGCCCTATCCACCGTCGCTGGCGGAGCTGCTGAAGGACCCGCGCTCGCCCGCCGTGCGGCGCCACCTGCGCAAGGTCTACGTCGATCCGCTGACCGGCAAGGCCGAGTGGGGCATCGTCTACCTGGGCGGCGGCGAGACCGGCGTGGTCGCCATCCACAGCCTGTCGACCGCCAGGCCGCTGAAGGTCGCGAACTTCGACAGCCGCTTCAAGGGACTGGACAACAAGGCGACGATCTCGGAGTGGCGCTTCAGCGCGGGCGAACGCAGCCTGGCGCCTGCCGTCACGAGCACGCAGTCGGGCGGTCCGGGTGCGCAGCCGGCGCCGCCCGTCGAACAGCCGGCGCCGCCCGTCGAACAGCCGGCTCCGCCCGTCGAACAGCCGGCTCCGCCTTCCGCTCCGGCCGTGGAGGAGCCCGCGCCGCCGGAGCCGGCCGGGGAGGAAAGCGAAGCGGTTGATCGGGAGTGA
- the murJ gene encoding murein biosynthesis integral membrane protein MurJ — protein MNLLRTLAAISSMTMLSRVTGLLRESLFARAFGASAYTDAFIIAFRLPNLLRRLFAEGAFSQAFVPILSEYKTQHGEGATKTLVDHVATALIWATVLTSIVGIVGAPLLITLLAGDLRDTPGAYDASVIMTQMMFPYIACMSFVALAGGILNTWRQFKIPAFTPVLLNLSFIFASLVLVNYLEQPIYAMAIAVCVGGLLQVAIQIPSLVRIGMLPRISLNPMHGLRDAGVRRMLRKMGPAVFAVSAAQISLLINTGIAASLAAGAVSALQYADRLMEFPTAMLGVALGTILLPSLSKANSEGNAEEYAALLNWGLRLTFLLALPAAVGLATLAEPMIATLFHYGKFDDAALANSAMPLMAYSAGLLGIILVKILAPAFYARQDVKTPVRIAIMVLFATQLMNVLFVYWLDLGVAGLALSIGLGACINATCLYLGLRRRGIYTPQPGWLAFFIKLAVAVGVMGLLAWFGQAQFDWAAMKATPGLRIGALLGIIAACALAYFAVLAVLGFRPRDFRRRAN, from the coding sequence ATGAACCTGCTCAGAACCCTCGCCGCCATCTCCAGCATGACCATGCTGTCGCGCGTCACCGGCCTGCTGCGCGAAAGCCTGTTCGCGCGCGCCTTCGGCGCCTCGGCCTATACCGACGCCTTCATCATCGCCTTCCGCCTGCCGAACCTGCTGCGCCGCCTGTTCGCGGAAGGCGCGTTCTCGCAAGCCTTCGTGCCGATCTTGTCGGAATATAAAACCCAGCACGGCGAGGGGGCCACCAAGACCCTCGTCGACCACGTCGCCACCGCCCTGATCTGGGCCACGGTGCTGACCAGCATCGTCGGCATCGTCGGCGCCCCGCTGCTGATCACGCTGCTCGCCGGCGACCTGCGCGACACACCCGGCGCCTACGACGCCTCGGTGATCATGACGCAGATGATGTTCCCGTATATCGCCTGCATGTCCTTCGTGGCCCTGGCCGGCGGCATCCTGAATACCTGGCGCCAGTTCAAGATTCCCGCTTTTACCCCGGTCTTGCTGAACCTGTCCTTCATCTTCGCCTCGCTGGTGCTGGTCAACTACCTGGAGCAGCCGATCTATGCGATGGCGATCGCGGTCTGCGTCGGCGGCCTGCTGCAGGTGGCGATCCAGATCCCCTCCCTGGTCAGGATCGGCATGCTGCCGCGCATTTCGCTCAATCCGATGCACGGCCTGCGCGACGCCGGCGTGCGGCGCATGCTGAGAAAAATGGGGCCGGCCGTGTTCGCGGTGTCGGCGGCCCAGATCAGCCTGTTGATCAATACCGGCATCGCCGCCAGCCTGGCGGCCGGCGCCGTCTCGGCCCTGCAGTATGCCGACCGCCTGATGGAATTCCCGACCGCGATGCTGGGTGTGGCCCTGGGCACCATCCTGCTGCCGTCGCTGTCGAAAGCCAATAGCGAAGGCAATGCCGAAGAGTATGCGGCCCTGCTCAACTGGGGCCTGCGCCTGACCTTCCTGCTGGCGCTGCCGGCGGCGGTGGGCCTGGCGACGCTGGCCGAGCCGATGATCGCCACCCTCTTCCACTACGGCAAATTCGACGACGCGGCGCTGGCCAACTCGGCCATGCCCCTGATGGCCTACAGCGCCGGCCTGCTCGGCATCATCCTCGTGAAAATCCTGGCGCCCGCCTTCTATGCACGCCAGGACGTCAAGACGCCGGTGCGCATCGCGATCATGGTGCTGTTCGCCACGCAGCTGATGAATGTGCTGTTCGTGTACTGGCTCGACCTGGGCGTGGCGGGCCTGGCCCTGTCGATCGGCCTGGGCGCCTGCATCAACGCCACCTGCCTGTACCTGGGCCTGCGCCGGCGCGGCATCTACACGCCGCAGCCGGGCTGGCTGGCATTCTTCATCAAGCTGGCCGTCGCGGTCGGCGTGATGGGGCTTCTCGCCTGGTTCGGCCAGGCGCAGTTCGACTGGGCGGCGATGAAGGCGACGCCCGGCTTGCGCATCGGCGCCCTGCTCGGCATCATCGCCGCCTGCGCCTTGGCCTACTTCGCCGTGCTGGCAGTGCTGGGCTTCAGGCCGCGCGACTTCCGGCGCCGCGCGAATTGA
- the rpsT gene encoding 30S ribosomal protein S20 yields the protein MANTAQARKRARQAVKQNAHNSSQRSTLRTAIKAVRKAIQAGDKAAATTIFQQSVSKIDSIADKKIIHKNKAARHKSRLAAALKALSA from the coding sequence ATGGCAAATACCGCACAAGCGCGCAAACGCGCTCGTCAAGCAGTTAAGCAAAACGCACACAACTCGTCGCAGCGTTCGACCCTGCGCACCGCAATCAAGGCCGTCCGCAAAGCCATCCAGGCTGGCGACAAGGCTGCCGCGACCACCATCTTCCAGCAATCCGTGTCGAAGATCGACAGCATCGCTGACAAGAAGATCATCCACAAGAACAAGGCAGCGCGTCACAAGAGCCGCCTGGCTGCAGCCCTGAAAGCACTGTCGGCTTAA
- a CDS encoding type II secretion system protein has product MNILARRGFTLIELLVTLAILALLGTLVLPVAEVTVQRRDEQELRRALREIRAGLDAFKKAGDEGRISKAADANGYPERLELLVEGVPDLRSPKQAKIYFLRRLPRDPFNPDPELSDAATWGKRSYASEADEPKEGDDVYDVYSLSPRTGLNGIPYNKW; this is encoded by the coding sequence ATGAACATCCTGGCGCGGCGCGGCTTTACGCTGATCGAGCTGCTGGTCACGCTGGCCATCCTCGCGCTGCTGGGGACCCTGGTGTTGCCGGTAGCCGAGGTCACGGTGCAGCGCCGCGACGAGCAGGAGCTGCGGCGCGCACTGCGCGAGATCCGCGCCGGCCTGGACGCTTTCAAGAAGGCGGGCGACGAAGGCCGCATCAGTAAAGCAGCGGACGCCAACGGCTACCCGGAACGCCTGGAACTACTGGTAGAAGGCGTGCCCGACCTGCGCAGCCCGAAGCAGGCCAAGATCTACTTCTTGCGGCGCCTGCCGCGCGACCCCTTCAATCCCGATCCCGAACTGTCGGACGCCGCCACCTGGGGCAAGCGCAGCTACGCCAGCGAGGCCGACGAGCCGAAGGAGGGCGACGACGTGTACGACGTCTATTCGCTGTCGCCACGGACTGGCCTGAACGGCATCCCCTACAACAAATGGTGA
- a CDS encoding type II secretion system protein, with amino-acid sequence MKTARGFTLIELLVVLGIVALLLTLAVPRFFPSIDGAKETILADNLRNTRAVVDQYRSDTGRYPESLEQLVEEKYLREIPLDPVTESRETWVLEAPREGEQGGFSNLRSGAPGNDRRGRPYLEW; translated from the coding sequence ATGAAAACCGCGCGCGGCTTCACGCTGATCGAACTGCTGGTGGTGCTGGGCATCGTGGCCCTGCTGCTGACGCTGGCCGTGCCGCGCTTCTTCCCCAGCATCGACGGCGCGAAAGAGACCATCCTGGCCGACAACCTGCGCAACACGCGCGCCGTGGTCGACCAGTACCGCTCCGACACCGGGCGCTATCCGGAGTCGCTCGAACAGCTGGTGGAAGAAAAATACCTGCGCGAGATCCCGCTCGACCCGGTCACCGAAAGCCGCGAGACCTGGGTGCTGGAGGCGCCGCGGGAAGGCGAGCAGGGGGGCTTTTCCAACCTGCGCAGCGGCGCGCCCGGCAACGACCGGCGCGGGCGTCCCTACCTGGAGTGGTAG
- a CDS encoding protein-disulfide reductase DsbD family protein: MTVALLLVVLTPMLAMAAESNVQQSPRATVSLVSEYAAVSPGQQLRIGLRQRLAPHWHTYWKNPGDAGSPPSIAFKAQGAATVGEIAWPGPDRFIVGPVASYGYENEIVFPMALTVPQDARPGSHLVLEADADWVVCEKECIPEEGKFRLALPVEADARPADAKILAAFKIADARQPQPSPWRASVSASESTVQLAVEGEGIAPSSVQSALYFPDSWGVVDHVADQALTVEEGRLTLATTKGQGYAPGPSAGLLAITDGGGQKRWFALELTPAAVATATTATAAADAPATLPLWQMALFAFLGGLILNLMPCVFPVLAIKATAVAGMSGGDRREVRLSGLFYTLGVLAAFMALALALLAVRLGGSAVGWGFQFQSPLFVAAMSWLMLAIGLNLSGVYEIGGALAANLAGTGQGLTERKGHAGSFFTGLLAVVVATPCTAPFMGAAVGSALAAPAHVSLAVFAMMGLGLALPFLLLGMFPAVARKLPRPGAWMVTLRQAMAFPMYATAAWLLWVLAQQAGEAGLRMALAGLVLVGLVAWLVGLGQHGTRKRWWPRGAAVACVAGIAGLMGMLHGAEPQAAAAPAQSTQAEPYSAERLAFLRAEGKPVFVNMTAAWCITCLVNERTTLSTAAVQQAMQERGVVYMKGDWTNRDPAITAFLQSFQRDGLPFYVFYPAGSAPVVLPPVLTQAIVTESFGQ; this comes from the coding sequence TTGACCGTCGCGCTGCTGCTCGTCGTGTTGACGCCGATGCTCGCCATGGCGGCCGAGAGCAATGTGCAGCAAAGCCCGCGCGCCACGGTGTCGCTGGTAAGCGAATACGCCGCCGTGAGTCCGGGGCAGCAATTGCGCATCGGCCTGCGCCAGCGCCTGGCGCCGCACTGGCATACTTACTGGAAGAATCCCGGCGACGCCGGTTCGCCGCCCAGCATCGCCTTCAAGGCGCAGGGCGCAGCCACGGTCGGCGAAATCGCCTGGCCGGGGCCGGACCGCTTCATCGTCGGCCCGGTCGCCAGCTATGGCTACGAGAACGAGATCGTGTTCCCGATGGCCCTGACGGTGCCGCAGGATGCGCGGCCCGGCTCGCACCTCGTGCTGGAGGCTGATGCCGACTGGGTCGTGTGCGAAAAGGAGTGCATTCCCGAGGAGGGCAAGTTCCGCCTGGCCTTGCCGGTCGAGGCGGATGCGCGGCCGGCCGACGCCAAGATCCTGGCCGCCTTCAAGATCGCCGACGCGCGCCAGCCGCAGCCATCTCCCTGGCGCGCCTCGGTGAGCGCGAGCGAATCGACCGTGCAACTGGCGGTCGAAGGCGAAGGCATCGCGCCGTCCTCGGTGCAGTCGGCCTTGTATTTCCCCGACAGCTGGGGCGTCGTCGACCACGTGGCCGACCAGGCCCTGACAGTGGAAGAGGGCAGGCTCACCCTGGCGACGACCAAGGGCCAGGGCTACGCGCCCGGGCCGTCCGCCGGCCTGCTGGCGATCACGGACGGCGGCGGACAGAAACGCTGGTTCGCGCTCGAACTCACCCCCGCTGCCGTCGCCACCGCCACCACCGCCACCGCCGCCGCTGATGCGCCGGCCACGCTGCCCTTGTGGCAGATGGCCTTGTTCGCCTTCCTGGGTGGCCTGATCCTGAACCTGATGCCCTGCGTATTCCCGGTGCTGGCGATCAAGGCCACGGCGGTGGCCGGGATGTCGGGCGGCGACCGGCGCGAGGTCCGCCTGTCCGGCCTGTTCTACACCCTCGGCGTGCTGGCCGCCTTCATGGCGCTGGCCCTGGCCCTGCTGGCCGTGCGCCTGGGGGGCAGCGCGGTCGGCTGGGGCTTCCAGTTCCAGTCGCCGCTGTTCGTGGCGGCGATGTCCTGGCTGATGCTGGCGATCGGCCTGAACCTGTCCGGCGTGTACGAGATCGGCGGCGCGCTCGCCGCGAATTTGGCTGGGACCGGCCAGGGCCTCACCGAGCGCAAGGGCCACGCGGGGAGCTTCTTCACCGGCCTGCTGGCGGTGGTGGTGGCCACGCCCTGCACCGCGCCGTTCATGGGCGCGGCGGTCGGCTCGGCGCTGGCGGCGCCGGCTCACGTCAGCCTGGCGGTGTTCGCGATGATGGGCCTCGGCCTGGCCCTGCCATTCCTGCTACTTGGCATGTTCCCGGCGGTCGCCCGAAAACTGCCGCGGCCCGGCGCGTGGATGGTGACCCTGCGCCAGGCGATGGCCTTCCCGATGTATGCGACGGCCGCCTGGCTGCTGTGGGTGCTGGCCCAGCAGGCGGGCGAGGCCGGCTTGCGGATGGCGCTTGCCGGGCTGGTGCTGGTGGGCCTGGTGGCCTGGCTGGTCGGCCTGGGCCAGCATGGGACCAGGAAGCGCTGGTGGCCGCGCGGCGCGGCAGTGGCCTGCGTGGCCGGGATTGCCGGCTTGATGGGCATGCTGCATGGCGCCGAGCCGCAGGCCGCCGCAGCCCCTGCGCAATCCACGCAGGCCGAACCCTACAGCGCCGAGCGCCTGGCCTTTCTGCGCGCCGAAGGCAAGCCGGTGTTCGTCAACATGACGGCCGCCTGGTGCATCACCTGCCTGGTCAACGAGCGCACGACCTTGTCGACGGCCGCCGTCCAGCAGGCCATGCAGGAGCGGGGCGTGGTCTACATGAAGGGCGACTGGACCAACCGCGATCCCGCCATCACGGCATTTCTGCAGTCGTTCCAGCGCGACGGCCTTCCGTTTTATGTCTTCTATCCGGCCGGATCGGCGCCGGTGGTCCTGCCGCCGGTGCTGACCCAGGCCATCGTCACCGAGTCGTTCGGGCAGTAA
- a CDS encoding secretin N-terminal domain-containing protein has translation MLLLPLLLAGCAAQRAYQEGNALVARDQVGAGLAKYQEALASEPDNPVYRAAFLRARDNATARLVDQAERALASGHADLATQDFRRVLAIDPANDRARAGLRQVEAERRHATAIGEARAALDKDEPDTARQLLAAVLTERPTHEAARQLMQEVDEKAAAAPKGQAALAASYRKPISLEFRDAPLKQVFEVIARHSGLNFIFDKDVKADTRTSIFLKNSTVEAAVYYLLMTNQLERQVMDGNTVLIYPNVAAKLREYQEMTVKTFFLSNAEAKSIANTFKTILKARDVVVDEKLNLVILRDNPEAIRIATQLVALQDVPEPEVMLDVEVLEIRRSSVMDLGIAWPAGLSFTPLQTLDGIPLTIDSLRTFNSSNIAVSDISATVNANKTDGDTNTLANPRIRVRNKEKAKVVIGDKIPNISATVSSGIGGFASENINYIDVGLTLNVEPTIYLNNEVAIKIGLEVSTLGESVRTSNGTVAYRIGTRSANTLLQLKDGENQVLAGLISNEDRSSGSKVPGIGDLPVVGRLFGSQRDQRDRTEIVLSITPRIVRAIQRPPASASEFGAGTEASFRRRPDNVVRVQVGTARALPTPTAAAPVETTPVAPPPDATPSFSVPPSALPATPQLGSPPSAPPGAPVPQPEPAPAPEPEVVPAAYPPGVNPPIPQR, from the coding sequence ATGCTGCTGCTTCCACTGCTGCTGGCAGGGTGCGCGGCCCAGCGCGCCTACCAGGAAGGCAATGCGCTGGTGGCCCGGGACCAGGTGGGCGCCGGCCTGGCCAAGTACCAGGAAGCGCTGGCGTCCGAGCCGGACAATCCGGTTTACCGGGCGGCCTTCCTGCGCGCGCGCGACAACGCCACCGCGCGCCTGGTGGACCAGGCCGAGCGCGCGCTGGCCTCCGGCCATGCTGACCTGGCGACCCAGGACTTCCGCCGCGTGCTGGCAATCGATCCCGCCAACGACCGCGCCCGCGCCGGCCTGCGCCAGGTCGAGGCCGAGCGCCGCCACGCGACCGCCATCGGCGAGGCGCGCGCCGCCCTCGACAAGGACGAGCCGGACACCGCGCGGCAACTACTGGCGGCGGTCCTCACCGAGCGCCCCACGCACGAGGCGGCGCGCCAGCTGATGCAGGAAGTCGACGAGAAGGCGGCGGCCGCGCCGAAAGGGCAGGCGGCGCTGGCGGCCAGCTACCGCAAACCGATCAGCCTGGAATTCCGCGACGCGCCGCTCAAGCAGGTGTTCGAGGTGATCGCGCGCCATTCGGGCCTGAACTTCATCTTCGACAAGGACGTCAAGGCCGACACCCGCACCTCGATCTTCCTCAAGAACAGCACGGTCGAGGCGGCGGTGTACTACCTGTTGATGACCAACCAGCTCGAGCGCCAGGTCATGGACGGCAACACGGTCCTGATCTACCCGAACGTGGCGGCCAAGTTGCGCGAATACCAGGAGATGACGGTCAAGACCTTCTTCCTGTCCAACGCCGAAGCCAAGAGCATCGCCAACACGTTCAAGACCATCCTCAAGGCGCGCGACGTGGTGGTGGACGAGAAGCTGAACCTGGTGATCCTGCGCGACAATCCGGAAGCGATCCGCATCGCGACCCAGCTGGTGGCCCTGCAGGACGTGCCCGAGCCCGAGGTCATGCTCGACGTCGAGGTGCTCGAGATCCGGCGCAGCAGCGTGATGGACCTCGGCATCGCCTGGCCGGCCGGGCTTTCGTTCACGCCGCTGCAGACGCTGGACGGCATCCCGCTGACGATCGACAGCCTGCGCACCTTCAACAGCAGCAATATCGCGGTCAGCGACATCAGCGCCACGGTCAACGCCAACAAGACCGATGGCGACACCAACACCCTGGCCAATCCGCGCATTCGCGTGCGCAACAAGGAGAAGGCCAAAGTCGTCATCGGCGACAAGATCCCGAACATCTCGGCCACGGTGTCGTCGGGCATCGGCGGCTTCGCCTCCGAGAACATCAACTACATCGACGTCGGCCTGACCCTGAACGTGGAGCCGACCATCTACCTGAACAACGAGGTGGCGATCAAGATCGGGCTCGAGGTCAGCACCCTGGGCGAGTCGGTACGCACCAGCAACGGCACCGTGGCCTACCGCATCGGCACCCGTTCGGCCAACACCCTGCTGCAACTGAAGGATGGCGAGAACCAGGTGCTGGCGGGCCTGATCAGCAACGAGGACCGCAGCAGCGGCAGCAAGGTGCCGGGCATCGGCGACCTGCCGGTCGTCGGCCGCCTGTTCGGCAGCCAGCGCGACCAGCGCGATCGCACCGAGATCGTGCTGTCGATCACGCCGCGCATCGTGCGCGCCATCCAGCGCCCGCCGGCGTCGGCGTCGGAATTCGGCGCCGGCACCGAGGCCAGCTTCCGCCGCCGTCCGGACAATGTGGTGCGGGTGCAGGTCGGGACGGCGCGCGCGCTGCCCACGCCAACCGCGGCGGCGCCGGTCGAGACGACCCCGGTCGCGCCACCGCCGGATGCGACGCCGAGCTTCTCGGTGCCGCCGTCGGCGCTGCCGGCCACGCCGCAACTGGGCTCGCCGCCATCGGCGCCGCCCGGCGCTCCCGTGCCGCAGCCGGAACCGGCGCCGGCGCCTGAACCCGAAGTCGTCCCGGCCGCCTATCCGCCGGGCGTCAACCCGCCGATCCCGCAGCGATGA